Proteins encoded within one genomic window of Panicum virgatum strain AP13 chromosome 1N, P.virgatum_v5, whole genome shotgun sequence:
- the LOC120656467 gene encoding serine/threonine protein phosphatase 2A 55 kDa regulatory subunit B beta isoform-like isoform X1 — protein MTITAGEWLRMLRNQSTAVVETVQAPAAPQIHFFPIHDDPIGCNDERRRQKAAGHELHCPVPVPDLLFLVLRPPGAAPLPAPAVEVLPGPRRPAARGRRRPPRRGRNLGHRVRRPRRVPGRRRPRRARDPLPEGRRRRGTAPRRAGAHGPRRRAAAEVQLRDGVPEPRVGVRRAAQPGDRREDQEGEVVRAAEPLPVHARHERSHRQALEGQVSEHKAPKEGDGEPRRRASTAASLPLQEPRSERATTKPRGSSADSADQIEKVGDVGDGYSAKCRRVFDRAHEFNVNSISNNCDGETFVSADDLRINLWHLEVTSQCFNIVDLKPADMGDLVEVIATAEFHPSSCSLLAYGSSGGLVRLVDLRRSALCDQSARTFRDRGSRPQPSTFFTEIISCITDLKFTGEGRYLLTRDYMNLKLWDMSVETSPVATYKVHEFLRPKLSELYAEDYIFDRFSCCASKDGSYFATGSYSNTFKVFTRTASQTTGTTLEASANPYRVQSHTSAKIPALLSNFSLGVSRKGQDGPRSDGKEEIPCNMASRVTHLAWHPTENFIVCAANNSLYMYHT, from the exons ATGACGATAACAGCAGGCGAGTGGCTACGGATGCTCAGAAACCAGAGCACCGCAGTGGTCGAGACCGTGCAAGCACCGGCCGCGCCACAAATCCATTTCTTTCCGATACATGATGATCCTATAGGCTGCAACGATGAGCGGCGCCGGCAGAAGGCGGCGGGGCACGAGCTCCATtgccccgtccccgtccccgacctcctcttcctcgtcctcCGGCCGCCCGGAGCCGCGCCCCTCCCAGCTCCCGCAGTGGAAGTTCTCCCAGGTCCTCGGCGACCTGCCgcacgcggccgccggcggccgccgcgacg CGGACGAAATCTCGGCCATCGAGTTCGACGGCCGCGGCGAGTacctggccgccggcgaccacgccGGGCGCGTGATCCTCTTCCGGAGGGCCGGCGAAGACGCGGCACGGCCCCGCGCCGAGCTGGAGCGCACGGaccgcgccggcgcgccgccgccgaggtacAGCTTCGCGACGGAGTTCCAGAGCCACGAGTCGGAG TTCGACGTGCTGCACAGCCTGGAGATCGGCGAGAAGATCAAGAGGGTGAGGTGGTGCGCGCGGCCGAACCGCTCCCTGTGCATGCTCGCCACGAACGATCGCACCGTCAAGCTCTGGAAG GGCAGGTCTCGGAACACAAGGCGCCGAAGGAAGGggacggcgagccgcgccggcgCGCGAGCACCGCGGCGTCGCTGCCTCTGCAGGAACCACGCTCTGAACGGGCAACCACGAAACCGAGGGGCTCGTCTGCAGATTCTGCCGACCAAATTGAAAAG GTAGGTGATGTTGGCGATGGGTACTCTGCGAAGTGCCGGAGAGTCTTCGATCGTGCTCACGAGTTCAACGTCAATTCCATCTCGAATAACTG TGACGGGGAGACGTTCGTGTCCGCGGACGACCTGCGGATCAACCTGTGGCACCTGGAGGTGACGAGCCAGTGCTTCAATATCGTCGACCTGAAGCCCGCGGACATGGGGGATCTCGTAG AGGTGATCGCCACGGCCGAGTTCCACCCGTCGTCCTGCAGCCTGCTGGCCTACGGCAGCTCCGGCGGCCTCGTCCGGCTGGTCGACCTGCGGCGGTCGGCGCTCTGCGACCAGAGCGCCAGAAC ATTCCGGGATCGCGGGAGCCGCCCTCAGCCCAGCACGTTTTTCACCGAGATAATCTCGTGCATCACCGATCTCAAGTTCACTGGCGAGGGGAGATACCTTCTAACTCGTGACTACATGAACCTCAAG CTCTGGGACATGAGCGTGGAGACCTCACCGGTGGCCACATACAAGGTGCACGAGTTCCTTCGCCCAAAG CTGTCAGAATTGTACGCCGAGGACTACATCTTCGACCGGTTCAGCTGCTGCGCCAGCAAGGATGGGAGCTACTTCGCCACTGGATCTTACAG CAACACGTTCAAAGTTTTCACCCGTACTGCTTCACAGACCACTGGTACTACGTTAGAAGCTAGCGCCAATCCTTACAG GGTACAATCACATACCTCTGCAAAGATTCCAGCATTGCTCAGCAATTTCTCTCTCGGAGTGAGTAGAAAAG GTCAGGATGGTCCCAGGTCAGACGGCAAGGAGGAAATTCCATGCAACATGGCATCAAGGGTCACACATCTGGCGTGGCACCCGACGGAAAACTTCATCGTCTGTGCAGCCAATAACAGCTTGTACATGTACCATACATAA
- the LOC120656467 gene encoding serine/threonine protein phosphatase 2A 55 kDa regulatory subunit B beta isoform-like isoform X2: MSGAGRRRRGTSSIAPSPSPTSSSSSSGRPEPRPSQLPQWKFSQVLGDLPHAAAGGRRDGTYQCKSQSVSNECSALELTEASSCACGSGRNLGHRVRRPRRVPGRRRPRRARDPLPEGRRRRGTAPRRAGAHGPRRRAAAEVQLRDGVPEPRVGVRRAAQPGDRREDQEGEVVRAAEPLPVHARHERSHRQALEGQVSEHKAPKEGDGEPRRRASTAASLPLQEPRSERATTKPRGSSADSADQIEKVGDVGDGYSAKCRRVFDRAHEFNVNSISNNCDGETFVSADDLRINLWHLEVTSQCFNIVDLKPADMGDLVEVIATAEFHPSSCSLLAYGSSGGLVRLVDLRRSALCDQSARTFRDRGSRPQPSTFFTEIISCITDLKFTGEGRYLLTRDYMNLKLWDMSVETSPVATYKVHEFLRPKLSELYAEDYIFDRFSCCASKDGSYFATGSYSNTFKVFTRTASQTTGTTLEASANPYRVQSHTSAKIPALLSNFSLGVSRKGQDGPRSDGKEEIPCNMASRVTHLAWHPTENFIVCAANNSLYMYHT, encoded by the exons ATGAGCGGCGCCGGCAGAAGGCGGCGGGGCACGAGCTCCATtgccccgtccccgtccccgacctcctcttcctcgtcctcCGGCCGCCCGGAGCCGCGCCCCTCCCAGCTCCCGCAGTGGAAGTTCTCCCAGGTCCTCGGCGACCTGCCgcacgcggccgccggcggccgccgcgacggTACCTACCAATGCAAATCTCAAAGCGTCAGTAACGAGTGTTCTGCTCTTGAACTGACCGAAGCTTCGTCGTGCGCGTGCGGCAGCGGACGAAATCTCGGCCATCGAGTTCGACGGCCGCGGCGAGTacctggccgccggcgaccacgccGGGCGCGTGATCCTCTTCCGGAGGGCCGGCGAAGACGCGGCACGGCCCCGCGCCGAGCTGGAGCGCACGGaccgcgccggcgcgccgccgccgaggtacAGCTTCGCGACGGAGTTCCAGAGCCACGAGTCGGAG TTCGACGTGCTGCACAGCCTGGAGATCGGCGAGAAGATCAAGAGGGTGAGGTGGTGCGCGCGGCCGAACCGCTCCCTGTGCATGCTCGCCACGAACGATCGCACCGTCAAGCTCTGGAAG GGCAGGTCTCGGAACACAAGGCGCCGAAGGAAGGggacggcgagccgcgccggcgCGCGAGCACCGCGGCGTCGCTGCCTCTGCAGGAACCACGCTCTGAACGGGCAACCACGAAACCGAGGGGCTCGTCTGCAGATTCTGCCGACCAAATTGAAAAG GTAGGTGATGTTGGCGATGGGTACTCTGCGAAGTGCCGGAGAGTCTTCGATCGTGCTCACGAGTTCAACGTCAATTCCATCTCGAATAACTG TGACGGGGAGACGTTCGTGTCCGCGGACGACCTGCGGATCAACCTGTGGCACCTGGAGGTGACGAGCCAGTGCTTCAATATCGTCGACCTGAAGCCCGCGGACATGGGGGATCTCGTAG AGGTGATCGCCACGGCCGAGTTCCACCCGTCGTCCTGCAGCCTGCTGGCCTACGGCAGCTCCGGCGGCCTCGTCCGGCTGGTCGACCTGCGGCGGTCGGCGCTCTGCGACCAGAGCGCCAGAAC ATTCCGGGATCGCGGGAGCCGCCCTCAGCCCAGCACGTTTTTCACCGAGATAATCTCGTGCATCACCGATCTCAAGTTCACTGGCGAGGGGAGATACCTTCTAACTCGTGACTACATGAACCTCAAG CTCTGGGACATGAGCGTGGAGACCTCACCGGTGGCCACATACAAGGTGCACGAGTTCCTTCGCCCAAAG CTGTCAGAATTGTACGCCGAGGACTACATCTTCGACCGGTTCAGCTGCTGCGCCAGCAAGGATGGGAGCTACTTCGCCACTGGATCTTACAG CAACACGTTCAAAGTTTTCACCCGTACTGCTTCACAGACCACTGGTACTACGTTAGAAGCTAGCGCCAATCCTTACAG GGTACAATCACATACCTCTGCAAAGATTCCAGCATTGCTCAGCAATTTCTCTCTCGGAGTGAGTAGAAAAG GTCAGGATGGTCCCAGGTCAGACGGCAAGGAGGAAATTCCATGCAACATGGCATCAAGGGTCACACATCTGGCGTGGCACCCGACGGAAAACTTCATCGTCTGTGCAGCCAATAACAGCTTGTACATGTACCATACATAA
- the LOC120656467 gene encoding serine/threonine protein phosphatase 2A 55 kDa regulatory subunit B beta isoform-like isoform X3: protein MSGAGRRRRGTSSIAPSPSPTSSSSSSGRPEPRPSQLPQWKFSQVLGDLPHAAAGGRRDADEISAIEFDGRGEYLAAGDHAGRVILFRRAGEDAARPRAELERTDRAGAPPPRYSFATEFQSHESEFDVLHSLEIGEKIKRVRWCARPNRSLCMLATNDRTVKLWKVSEHKAPKEGDGEPRRRASTAASLPLQEPRSERATTKPRGSSADSADQIEKVGDVGDGYSAKCRRVFDRAHEFNVNSISNNCDGETFVSADDLRINLWHLEVTSQCFNIVDLKPADMGDLVEVIATAEFHPSSCSLLAYGSSGGLVRLVDLRRSALCDQSARTFRDRGSRPQPSTFFTEIISCITDLKFTGEGRYLLTRDYMNLKLWDMSVETSPVATYKVHEFLRPKLSELYAEDYIFDRFSCCASKDGSYFATGSYSNTFKVFTRTASQTTGTTLEASANPYRVQSHTSAKIPALLSNFSLGVSRKGQDGPRSDGKEEIPCNMASRVTHLAWHPTENFIVCAANNSLYMYHT, encoded by the exons ATGAGCGGCGCCGGCAGAAGGCGGCGGGGCACGAGCTCCATtgccccgtccccgtccccgacctcctcttcctcgtcctcCGGCCGCCCGGAGCCGCGCCCCTCCCAGCTCCCGCAGTGGAAGTTCTCCCAGGTCCTCGGCGACCTGCCgcacgcggccgccggcggccgccgcgacg CGGACGAAATCTCGGCCATCGAGTTCGACGGCCGCGGCGAGTacctggccgccggcgaccacgccGGGCGCGTGATCCTCTTCCGGAGGGCCGGCGAAGACGCGGCACGGCCCCGCGCCGAGCTGGAGCGCACGGaccgcgccggcgcgccgccgccgaggtacAGCTTCGCGACGGAGTTCCAGAGCCACGAGTCGGAG TTCGACGTGCTGCACAGCCTGGAGATCGGCGAGAAGATCAAGAGGGTGAGGTGGTGCGCGCGGCCGAACCGCTCCCTGTGCATGCTCGCCACGAACGATCGCACCGTCAAGCTCTGGAAG GTCTCGGAACACAAGGCGCCGAAGGAAGGggacggcgagccgcgccggcgCGCGAGCACCGCGGCGTCGCTGCCTCTGCAGGAACCACGCTCTGAACGGGCAACCACGAAACCGAGGGGCTCGTCTGCAGATTCTGCCGACCAAATTGAAAAG GTAGGTGATGTTGGCGATGGGTACTCTGCGAAGTGCCGGAGAGTCTTCGATCGTGCTCACGAGTTCAACGTCAATTCCATCTCGAATAACTG TGACGGGGAGACGTTCGTGTCCGCGGACGACCTGCGGATCAACCTGTGGCACCTGGAGGTGACGAGCCAGTGCTTCAATATCGTCGACCTGAAGCCCGCGGACATGGGGGATCTCGTAG AGGTGATCGCCACGGCCGAGTTCCACCCGTCGTCCTGCAGCCTGCTGGCCTACGGCAGCTCCGGCGGCCTCGTCCGGCTGGTCGACCTGCGGCGGTCGGCGCTCTGCGACCAGAGCGCCAGAAC ATTCCGGGATCGCGGGAGCCGCCCTCAGCCCAGCACGTTTTTCACCGAGATAATCTCGTGCATCACCGATCTCAAGTTCACTGGCGAGGGGAGATACCTTCTAACTCGTGACTACATGAACCTCAAG CTCTGGGACATGAGCGTGGAGACCTCACCGGTGGCCACATACAAGGTGCACGAGTTCCTTCGCCCAAAG CTGTCAGAATTGTACGCCGAGGACTACATCTTCGACCGGTTCAGCTGCTGCGCCAGCAAGGATGGGAGCTACTTCGCCACTGGATCTTACAG CAACACGTTCAAAGTTTTCACCCGTACTGCTTCACAGACCACTGGTACTACGTTAGAAGCTAGCGCCAATCCTTACAG GGTACAATCACATACCTCTGCAAAGATTCCAGCATTGCTCAGCAATTTCTCTCTCGGAGTGAGTAGAAAAG GTCAGGATGGTCCCAGGTCAGACGGCAAGGAGGAAATTCCATGCAACATGGCATCAAGGGTCACACATCTGGCGTGGCACCCGACGGAAAACTTCATCGTCTGTGCAGCCAATAACAGCTTGTACATGTACCATACATAA